GGTGACCGGGAACTCGAGCCGTCGCTTTCGGTCTCGAACACCGTCGTATCGCGAGAAGCACCCCTCCGAGCCGTCGCTACACTCGACAAGATGGAGGGACGTCGGTGGCACACCACGCCGGCAAAAGTCCAGTGTACGGGCGACCGCCGCACAACGCCCGCCCGTAACCGCACACAGATTCCTCCCGAGGCCTCCATCGTCGGAGGCGTCTCAACGAATACGACCCGATCACACGGTTCCACGCCCGGAGTATGCAAGCAATATTTGTATTCAGAAGACTGTCGACCGCGCCGGACAGTAATCGCTTTTTGTACCCGCCACCGAGAACCGGCTATGGAGTACGTCACTCGAGAGCGAGTTCCGCTGCTTACCGGGCTGTTGAGTGTGGTATCGCTGGCGCTCGTCTTCAGCGCGGCGGGCGGCGTGATCCCCTCGAGCGCCGTTCCCGCGCCACCGGAGTGGGTACTCGACGCCATTCCGGCGATCAACGCCGCGATCAGCCTGGTCGCGATCGGGACGATTCTCGCCGGCTGGCGGGCCGTTCGCCGGCGGCGCATCGACCGCCATCGAACGCTCATGCTCGTCTCGGTCGCGCTGTTCGCGACGTTTCTCGTCCTCTATCTCTACCGGCTGGTCGTCGTCGGCGGCGCCGCCGAGTTCACCGGCCCCGACGCGGTCTACCGGTTCGTCTACCTCCCCGTACTCGGCGTCCACATGCTGCTCGCGATCGTCTGCATCCCGCTGCTGTACTACGTTCTCTTGCTCGCTGCCAGCCACTCGATCGCCGAACTCCCCCGGACGCGTCATCCAACGATCGGCCGGATCGCGGCGGCGCTGTGGCTCGTCTCATTCGCGCTCGGAACGGTCGTCTACGTGCTGTTACATCAGCTGTACTGACCCTCGAGGCGGGAGCGGTCGGACTCGCCACGCGGTCGACGTACTCGCCGCACCCGCAGCCGTCGAATCCGCCGGATGGCCGGCCGTGACGTCGAGGGGTCAGTCGTCGGCGAACACCGACTCGTCTCCGATCTCCGGTCGCGTCACCTCGCGGTCGGTCGCCTCGCCTTCGATGTCGTAGGGGTACTCGCCGGTGACACAGCCCAGACAGAGGTCGAGCCGCTCGCGCTGGAGGACCTCGGCGACGGCGTCGACCGACAGGTACGACAGGCTGTCCGCGTCGATCGCCTCGCGGATCTCGTCGGTCGACTTATCGGCGGCCATGAGCTCCTCGCGGGTGGCCATGTCGATTCCCATGTAGCAGGGGGCGACGATCGGCGGCGCGCCGATGCGCATGTGAACCTCGGCCGCACCGCAATCTTTGAGCAACTGGACGAGTTGCGTCGACGTCGTCCCGCGGACGATCGAGTCGTCGATGAGGGTGACGGATTTGCCCTCGACGGTGCTCTTGATCGGGTTGAGCTTCAGGCGAACCGCCCGCTCGCGCTCGTCCTGGGTGGGCATGATGAACGTCCGGCCGACGTACCGGTTTTTCATCAGCCCCTCCGCGAACTCGACGTCCGCGTCGCTCTCCTCGTTCGCGCCCTCGGCGTAGCCAGCCGCGAACGCCCGCCCCGAGTCCGGAACGGGCATCACCACGTCCGAGACGACGCCGCTTTCCTCCCAGAGCTTGCGGCCGAGTTCCCGGCGGGCCTCGTAGACGAGCGTGCCGTCGATGACGCTGTCCGGGCGGGCGAAGTAGACGTGTTCGAAGAAGCAGTGAGCCGTGTTCTCGGCCTCGAACAGCTGGTAGGAGTCGAAGCCGCTCCCGCCGTCTCGCAGGACGACGAGTTCGCCCGGGCGGACGTCGCGGACGAGGTCGCCGTCCAGGGTGTCGATCGCCGCCGACTCCGAGGCGATCATGTAACCGTCCTCGAGTTTTCCGAGACAGAGCGGACGGTTCCCCTGCGGGTCGCGCACCCCCATGATCG
Above is a genomic segment from Natrononativus amylolyticus containing:
- a CDS encoding DUF420 domain-containing protein, with the protein product MEYVTRERVPLLTGLLSVVSLALVFSAAGGVIPSSAVPAPPEWVLDAIPAINAAISLVAIGTILAGWRAVRRRRIDRHRTLMLVSVALFATFLVLYLYRLVVVGGAAEFTGPDAVYRFVYLPVLGVHMLLAIVCIPLLYYVLLLAASHSIAELPRTRHPTIGRIAAALWLVSFALGTVVYVLLHQLY
- the purF gene encoding amidophosphoribosyltransferase; the encoded protein is MTEKCGVVGVSLDGRNAARPLYYGLYALQHRGQESAGIVTHDGFQQHSHVDTGLVGDVFGEHDLDALAGHAGIGHVRYPTSGSLDTSCAQPFSVSFKSGSLGLSHNGNLVNADEIRDELAGIGHAFTSDGDTEVIAHDLARNLLEEDLIRAVKRTMGRIHGSYSLAISHDETIMGVRDPQGNRPLCLGKLEDGYMIASESAAIDTLDGDLVRDVRPGELVVLRDGGSGFDSYQLFEAENTAHCFFEHVYFARPDSVIDGTLVYEARRELGRKLWEESGVVSDVVMPVPDSGRAFAAGYAEGANEESDADVEFAEGLMKNRYVGRTFIMPTQDERERAVRLKLNPIKSTVEGKSVTLIDDSIVRGTTSTQLVQLLKDCGAAEVHMRIGAPPIVAPCYMGIDMATREELMAADKSTDEIREAIDADSLSYLSVDAVAEVLQRERLDLCLGCVTGEYPYDIEGEATDREVTRPEIGDESVFADD